A part of Eriocheir sinensis breed Jianghai 21 chromosome 51, ASM2467909v1, whole genome shotgun sequence genomic DNA contains:
- the LOC126982409 gene encoding ELL-associated factor 1-like — protein sequence MKPDKPALDRDILRARCAKPLKASSSSEGAGATPAEASGAEEGRGAEMRLYLDKLRELVPGMPRTGKLSRVRLIHSAIDYITDLQEALEARTRRKLRDKQGQQPRPPLAALPPAQVEANTQRASPLSETSSNRLPPSASDRHPPLPMELGAAAILTLGAASTSSLASRNTSTSGGSSSSNNTSSNSGDNGSSSSGGCSSGTASPDPATAGSHNPGRPLARPRCP from the exons ATGAAGCCCGACAAGCCCGCCCTGGACAGGGACATCCTGCGTGCCCGCTGCGCCAAGCCCCTCAAG GCGTCTTCCAGCTCAGAGGGTGCCGGGGCGACCCCCGCCGAGGCCTCCGGGGCCGAGGAGGGCCGCGGAGCTGAGATGCGGCTGTACCTGGACAAGCTACGTGAGTTGGTGCCCGGCATGCCCCGCACCGGCAAGCTGTCCCGCGTGCGCCTCATCCACTCCGCCATCGACTACATCACGGACCTGCAAGAGGCCCTGGAGGCACGCACCCGCCGCAAGCTGCgggacaagcaggggcagcagccCCGCCCGCCCCTCGCTGCCCTGCCCCCAGCCCAGGTAGAGGCCAACACACAACGCGCCTCGCCGCTCTCCGAGACCTCCTCCAACAGGCTGCCGCCCTCCGCCAGCGACAGGCACCCACCGCTGCCCATGGAGCTCGGCGCCGCAGCGATCCTCACCCTGGGCGCTGCCAGCACCAGCAGCCTCGCCAGCAGAAACACCAGCAccagcggcggcagcagcagcagtaacaacaccAGCAGTAACAGCGGTGACAACGGCAGCAGCAGTAGCGGAGGCTGCAGCAGTggca CCGCGTCCCCAGACCCAGCCACCGCCGGGTCACACAACCCTGGAAGACCACTGGCCCGTCCTCGCTGCCCCTAG